One genomic region from Hoeflea algicola encodes:
- a CDS encoding sugar transferase, whose product MKIVVTGASGFVGQSLVPLLARAGAELLLVGRDPARLTELFPNCESCGYDGFEQRAQGWDQLIHLAVANTNSGLGADEFMRVNVDFLIEIADKARRAGISRLVNVSSTHALDEANHAPYALSKREAVNRLATISGMTVTTVYLPLVYGERFARLNRLPRWLARGLFAVVAALRPVVHVERLAEFILSGSESDPESDVILSDSQHGNYLFHTAKRAVDLGAALGILLLLWWALVLIWAYIRLDSPGPGVFAQLRVGKNGREFVCYKFRTMKLGTRQAGTHEVSASAITPFGRFLRARKLDELPQIWNILRNEMSLIGPRPCLPTQTALIAARKRRGVLDLKPGVSGLAQINGIDMSDPERLARWDARYLALQSLRLDLAIGMSTLTGRGQGDKVAE is encoded by the coding sequence ATTGTTGTTACCGGTGCGTCTGGCTTTGTCGGCCAAAGCTTGGTGCCGCTGCTGGCCAGGGCGGGAGCGGAATTGTTGCTGGTCGGACGCGACCCGGCACGGCTGACCGAGCTTTTCCCGAACTGTGAAAGCTGCGGTTATGATGGGTTCGAGCAGCGTGCGCAGGGTTGGGATCAACTGATCCATCTCGCCGTGGCAAACACCAACTCCGGCCTCGGTGCGGATGAATTCATGCGCGTCAACGTCGATTTTCTCATCGAAATTGCCGATAAAGCCCGCCGCGCCGGGATCAGCCGGCTGGTCAACGTGTCCTCAACACACGCGCTCGACGAGGCCAATCACGCTCCCTATGCGCTGAGCAAACGCGAGGCGGTCAACCGCCTGGCGACGATCAGCGGCATGACCGTCACCACCGTCTATCTGCCACTGGTCTATGGCGAGCGCTTTGCAAGGCTCAACCGATTGCCCCGCTGGCTGGCCCGGGGGCTGTTTGCCGTGGTCGCGGCATTGCGCCCTGTCGTGCATGTGGAACGGCTTGCCGAATTCATCCTGTCTGGCAGCGAAAGCGATCCGGAGAGCGATGTCATCCTGTCGGACAGCCAGCACGGGAATTACTTGTTTCACACAGCCAAGCGGGCGGTCGATCTTGGCGCAGCGCTGGGTATTCTGCTGCTGCTGTGGTGGGCGCTGGTGCTGATTTGGGCATATATCCGGCTTGATTCACCCGGACCCGGCGTGTTCGCCCAACTCCGCGTCGGCAAGAATGGCCGTGAATTTGTCTGCTACAAGTTCCGGACCATGAAGCTCGGTACCCGTCAGGCAGGCACGCATGAGGTTTCGGCCAGTGCGATTACGCCATTTGGGCGATTCCTCAGGGCCAGGAAGCTCGATGAATTGCCACAGATCTGGAATATCCTGCGCAATGAGATGAGTCTCATCGGCCCGCGTCCGTGCCTGCCGACGCAAACCGCATTGATCGCCGCTCGCAAGCGGCGCGGCGTGCTCGATCTCAAACCGGGCGTCAGCGGCCTTGCGCAGATCAATGGCATCGATATGAGCGATCCCGAGCGTCTGGCCAGATGGGATGCCAGATATCTGGCGTTGCAATCGTTACGGCTGGATCTTGCCATCGGAATGTCGACGCTGACCGGAAGGGGGCAGGGCGACAAGGTTGCTGAGTAA
- a CDS encoding glycosyltransferase, protein MKILFVCNDLDYFLAHRTNLLGPLLARGHQLSLCTGGSSKSAGQLPEGVDFIPVTLTRHSLNLVSDARLTARYARIVADMQPDVVHCITVKPNLFMTLALAVRRLRGTKSPRLILTFPGLGKVFEPAAGFMTGLRRRAVATVLRAGCRLLECSATFENQSDRDVLVDAGVFTAAQTRVIAGAGLNMGIYAPPSEPLTGKLSFLFASRLLKAKGVGTFLETARCIRAEGGDARFLLAGDAEPGNPDRFDMAEVSAAHDRGDITYLGALSTEQMVLALQQADVTCLPTRLREGLPRILIEAAACGCALIASDQPVIRQVLSQPDNGWLINPEDPQSITAAVRDCLADPAHVRALGITNAAAIRQQPVDDASVSAAFHALYGL, encoded by the coding sequence ATGAAAATCCTGTTTGTGTGCAACGACCTCGACTATTTTCTCGCACACCGGACCAACCTGCTCGGGCCGTTGCTGGCACGTGGCCATCAGCTCAGCCTTTGCACCGGCGGCAGCAGCAAATCTGCCGGTCAGCTTCCGGAGGGCGTGGATTTCATCCCGGTCACGCTCACTCGGCATAGTCTGAACCTCGTATCCGACGCGCGGCTGACGGCGCGCTATGCCCGCATTGTCGCCGACATGCAGCCCGATGTAGTGCATTGCATTACCGTCAAACCCAACCTGTTCATGACCCTGGCCCTGGCGGTGCGACGCCTGCGCGGCACAAAATCGCCGCGGCTGATTCTGACGTTTCCCGGACTGGGCAAGGTGTTCGAGCCCGCCGCCGGCTTCATGACCGGTCTCAGGCGCCGGGCGGTGGCTACCGTGCTGCGGGCCGGTTGCCGCTTGCTTGAATGCTCGGCGACCTTCGAAAACCAATCAGATCGCGATGTGCTTGTCGACGCGGGGGTGTTTACCGCGGCGCAGACCCGCGTCATCGCCGGCGCGGGGCTCAACATGGGCATCTATGCGCCTCCATCAGAGCCCCTCACCGGAAAGCTCTCCTTTCTCTTCGCCTCACGCCTGCTCAAGGCAAAAGGGGTTGGTACCTTTCTTGAGACGGCAAGGTGCATCCGCGCCGAAGGCGGTGATGCCCGGTTCCTGCTTGCCGGCGATGCCGAGCCGGGCAATCCGGACCGGTTCGACATGGCGGAAGTCAGCGCAGCCCATGACCGTGGCGACATCACCTATCTCGGCGCACTTTCAACCGAACAGATGGTACTGGCACTGCAGCAAGCGGACGTGACCTGCCTGCCGACCCGCCTGAGGGAAGGGCTTCCGCGCATCCTGATTGAGGCTGCCGCCTGCGGCTGCGCCCTGATCGCCTCGGATCAACCGGTCATTCGCCAAGTGCTCAGCCAACCGGACAATGGATGGCTGATCAACCCGGAAGATCCGCAATCGATAACGGCGGCGGTTCGAGATTGCCTGGCAGATCCGGCGCACGTGCGCGCATTGGGAATTACCAATGCCGCCGCCATCCGGCAGCAACCTGTCGATGACGCATCGGTGTCGGCAGCCTTCCACGCGCTTTACGGGCTGTGA
- a CDS encoding SulP family inorganic anion transporter — translation MTQNTNVPPEDDGRNHIFSPKLLTTLRGYNMPTFMADLGAGLTVAMVALPLAMAIAIASGANPGAGIITAIIGGLVISLLGGSRVQIGGPTGAFIVVVYSVIAEHGYDGLVLATFMAGLILIIAGVLRAGLLIRHVPEPVINGFTIGIAVIIATSQIADFLGLSADTKMPADFLPKLEVLWQIRDTFSLQSALVGLVTLVLIVAFRRAAPKLPGLVVAVALTSGAVAIFGLDVETIAGRFGAIQSHFPMPGLPTVSLDRIVELLPSALIIAFLAGIESLLSALVADRMAGTAHRSNTEIVAQGAANCVSALFAGLPATGAIARTATSIRAGAKTPVAGIAHALFLLAFMVLAAPLAGLLALPALAAVLVLTAWNMAEPQHFAERLKGRRSDMLLLLMTLALTVLADLTVAIGAGVTVGLLLRLRRRGTPEPDWHTPDR, via the coding sequence ATGACACAGAACACCAACGTTCCACCCGAGGACGATGGACGCAATCATATTTTCAGCCCCAAGCTGCTGACCACGCTCCGTGGCTACAACATGCCCACCTTCATGGCCGACCTGGGGGCGGGCCTTACCGTGGCAATGGTGGCGCTGCCGCTGGCGATGGCGATTGCCATTGCCTCGGGCGCCAACCCCGGCGCCGGCATTATCACGGCGATCATCGGCGGGTTGGTGATTTCACTGCTCGGGGGAAGTCGGGTGCAGATCGGCGGTCCGACCGGCGCCTTCATCGTTGTTGTCTATTCAGTGATTGCCGAGCACGGCTATGACGGTCTGGTACTGGCAACCTTCATGGCAGGGCTGATCCTGATCATCGCCGGCGTGCTCCGTGCCGGCCTACTGATCCGGCATGTACCCGAACCCGTCATCAATGGTTTTACCATCGGCATCGCGGTGATCATCGCCACCAGCCAGATCGCCGATTTCCTCGGTTTAAGCGCGGATACGAAGATGCCCGCCGACTTTCTGCCCAAACTCGAAGTATTGTGGCAGATCAGGGATACGTTTTCACTCCAGAGCGCGCTGGTCGGGCTTGTGACGCTGGTACTGATCGTGGCCTTCAGGCGGGCGGCGCCGAAATTGCCGGGTCTAGTCGTCGCGGTAGCGCTGACATCGGGTGCGGTGGCAATATTCGGGCTCGACGTCGAGACGATTGCCGGTCGTTTTGGCGCGATCCAGTCGCATTTTCCCATGCCGGGCCTGCCCACGGTCAGTCTCGACCGGATTGTCGAACTGTTACCCTCGGCGCTGATCATCGCCTTCCTGGCCGGTATCGAATCGCTGCTTTCGGCGCTGGTCGCCGACAGGATGGCTGGAACCGCGCATCGCTCCAACACCGAGATCGTGGCGCAGGGCGCGGCCAATTGCGTGTCGGCGCTGTTTGCGGGGTTGCCTGCCACCGGTGCCATCGCCCGTACCGCTACCAGTATCCGCGCCGGTGCCAAGACGCCGGTTGCCGGTATCGCGCACGCACTTTTCCTGCTGGCGTTCATGGTGCTGGCGGCACCGCTCGCCGGGCTGCTGGCCTTGCCAGCGCTGGCCGCGGTGCTGGTGCTGACAGCCTGGAACATGGCCGAGCCACAACATTTCGCCGAGCGGCTCAAGGGCCGCCGGTCAGATATGTTGCTGCTGCTGATGACACTGGCGCTCACCGTGCTCGCCGACCTGACTGTCGCGATTGGCGCAGGTGTTACGGTCGGGTTGTTGTTGCGCCTGCGCCGCCGCGGCACGCCGGAACCGGACTGGCATACGCCGGACCGGTGA
- a CDS encoding YiiX/YebB-like N1pC/P60 family cysteine hydrolase: MTDTMADRLGRFLARQLQSTNEGYEPYTPSDPATLSRTLEPGDVLLVEGNQKISAAIKYLTQSTWSHAALYIGDVLAPDEDGNEAQQLIEVNLGEGCVAVPLSKYTRFNTRICRPVGLTPEDRAAIVSYMVERLGVRYDMKHIFDLLRYFLPTPPVPVRWRRRMLAFGSGDPTRAICSSMIAQAFQEIRYPILPEVTLAPGRPHAESDFSRREILHIRHHSLYAPRDFDLSPYFRVVKPTLEYGFDYKRIEWGAAKPAAAAETSISTSAEEIPSQGN, from the coding sequence ATGACTGACACGATGGCAGACCGGCTCGGACGCTTCCTGGCGCGGCAACTGCAATCGACCAATGAGGGATACGAGCCCTACACACCGTCTGATCCGGCAACCCTGTCGCGGACGCTTGAACCGGGTGACGTACTGCTGGTGGAAGGCAATCAGAAGATCTCTGCTGCGATCAAATACCTGACCCAGTCGACGTGGTCGCATGCTGCGCTTTATATCGGCGACGTGCTTGCACCGGATGAGGACGGGAACGAAGCGCAGCAACTCATCGAAGTCAATCTCGGTGAGGGGTGTGTCGCAGTTCCGTTGTCGAAATACACCCGTTTCAACACCCGGATCTGCCGGCCGGTGGGGCTGACGCCGGAAGACCGCGCAGCGATCGTTTCCTACATGGTCGAGCGGCTTGGCGTGCGTTACGACATGAAACACATCTTCGACCTGCTGCGCTATTTCCTCCCGACCCCGCCGGTGCCTGTGCGCTGGCGCCGGCGGATGCTGGCTTTCGGCTCCGGTGACCCGACACGGGCGATCTGTTCATCGATGATCGCTCAAGCCTTTCAGGAGATCCGGTACCCGATCCTGCCCGAAGTCACGCTGGCGCCGGGGCGGCCGCATGCCGAATCGGATTTCTCCCGTCGGGAAATTCTCCACATCCGTCATCACTCGCTGTATGCGCCGCGAGATTTCGATCTCTCCCCCTATTTCCGGGTGGTCAAGCCGACGCTGGAATATGGTTTCGACTACAAGCGCATCGAATGGGGGGCGGCAAAACCGGCAGCTGCGGCCGAAACGAGCATCAGCACCAGCGCGGAAGAAATTCCTTCGCAGGGGAATTGA
- a CDS encoding polysaccharide biosynthesis protein, whose protein sequence is MAADTLIVVVAIWIAYSVRLNRFHIPNSAQMLLIVAGPIIALPVFYSFGLYRSLIRYVGEAAIWSAFKAVGLTALLWGLLAFMIRAYGVEGVPRSVLVLFWLFTLIMVICSRFLARWFLLLESNKQAARRHILIVGVGEAARQISASLQSDNPWLSVIHVADDPNLRGRLMGGNAVYPSEDVPDLVKRYDIKDAIVTLRSASQVRRAEVIESLRKLEVKVRILPAFADIASGKHIVSMVREVEIGDLLGRETVTPDRALMEANTRDKVVMITGAGGSIGSELCRQAASLGTAKLVLLESSEVALYNILRELERQADLEFVPVLGSVTDQALVCSVIREHGVNTIFHAAAYKHVPLVEDNPFQGVKNNALGTLAVATAAYETDVELLVLISTDKAVLPSSIMGASKPLAELIIQDFADRAKRDKPEKTFCAVRFGNVIGSSGSVIPLFREQIRNGGPVTLTHAEATRYFMSISEAAELVIQAGSMACSRDKSAAENGNIYLLDMGAPVLIKDLALKMIRLSNLTVNNEANPQGDIAIKITGLRPGEKLHEVLLTSIESPHQTAHPKISVAVEPPPDGLVFETLYRELNARSEGHDRDQLIELLTRVTGLSASENATEA, encoded by the coding sequence ATGGCCGCGGACACACTCATCGTCGTCGTCGCGATCTGGATAGCCTATAGCGTCCGCCTAAATCGGTTCCACATTCCCAATTCAGCGCAGATGCTGCTGATCGTTGCCGGCCCGATCATAGCGCTGCCTGTGTTCTACAGTTTCGGGCTGTACCGCTCGCTGATTCGTTATGTCGGCGAAGCCGCAATCTGGTCTGCCTTCAAGGCCGTGGGACTGACGGCTTTGTTGTGGGGCCTGCTGGCGTTCATGATCCGCGCCTATGGTGTCGAAGGCGTACCGCGTTCGGTGCTGGTGCTGTTCTGGCTCTTCACCCTCATCATGGTCATATGCTCGCGGTTCCTGGCGCGCTGGTTCTTGCTGCTGGAGAGCAACAAGCAGGCTGCACGCCGGCACATCCTGATCGTCGGTGTGGGCGAAGCCGCGCGCCAGATCTCCGCCTCGCTGCAAAGCGACAATCCCTGGCTGTCGGTCATCCATGTTGCCGACGATCCGAATTTGCGAGGGCGGCTGATGGGCGGCAATGCGGTCTATCCGTCCGAAGATGTTCCCGATCTTGTAAAGCGCTATGATATCAAGGATGCGATCGTAACGCTGCGTTCTGCCAGTCAGGTCCGCCGCGCCGAGGTCATCGAATCCTTGCGTAAACTTGAGGTCAAGGTTCGCATTCTGCCTGCTTTCGCAGACATCGCCTCCGGCAAACACATCGTCAGTATGGTGCGCGAAGTCGAAATCGGCGACCTTCTCGGTCGGGAGACGGTGACGCCAGACAGGGCGCTGATGGAAGCTAACACCAGGGACAAGGTGGTAATGATCACCGGCGCCGGCGGATCGATCGGATCGGAACTGTGCAGGCAAGCGGCGTCGCTCGGAACAGCAAAACTGGTTCTGCTGGAGAGCAGCGAGGTCGCCCTCTACAATATTTTGCGCGAACTCGAGCGTCAGGCCGATCTTGAATTCGTTCCGGTTCTCGGCTCGGTCACCGATCAGGCGCTTGTCTGCAGCGTCATCCGCGAGCATGGGGTGAACACGATATTTCATGCTGCTGCCTACAAGCACGTCCCGCTTGTCGAGGACAATCCGTTCCAGGGCGTCAAAAACAATGCGCTGGGAACACTGGCGGTCGCTACCGCAGCCTATGAGACCGACGTCGAGTTGTTGGTTCTGATTTCCACCGACAAGGCAGTCTTGCCCTCCAGCATCATGGGGGCGTCGAAACCGTTGGCCGAGCTCATCATTCAGGATTTTGCTGACAGGGCGAAGCGCGATAAGCCGGAAAAAACATTCTGTGCTGTCCGCTTCGGCAATGTCATAGGCTCCAGCGGTTCGGTGATTCCGCTTTTCCGCGAACAGATTCGAAACGGCGGCCCGGTCACCCTGACCCATGCAGAGGCCACTCGCTACTTCATGTCGATCTCCGAAGCAGCGGAATTGGTCATCCAGGCAGGCAGCATGGCCTGTTCGCGCGACAAGTCAGCGGCCGAAAACGGCAATATCTATCTTCTCGATATGGGAGCGCCGGTGCTGATCAAGGACCTGGCATTGAAGATGATTCGGCTTTCCAACCTCACCGTCAACAACGAGGCCAATCCCCAGGGCGACATCGCCATCAAGATAACCGGCTTGCGGCCTGGCGAGAAACTGCATGAAGTTCTGCTGACATCTATCGAGTCGCCGCATCAAACGGCACACCCGAAAATATCCGTGGCTGTCGAGCCGCCGCCCGATGGCCTTGTCTTCGAGACTCTGTATCGCGAGCTGAACGCGAGATCCGAGGGCCATGACCGCGACCAGCTCATAGAGTTGCTCACTAGAGTGACCGGTTTGTCGGCCTCGGAAAATGCCACCGAGGCTTGA
- a CDS encoding MFS transporter, with protein MSERLRRVEPMTLLIGVSMTIGYGTLYYPFAILGPEIARDMGWSNSLVFGVFSAALLTSAVTASFVGRAMDRFGARPVMVLGSVLAGATLLNLSLVQSVVGFAIAMPLIEVAARMIQYETGFAALIAIHGRQARRPIAHVTLVAGFASTVFWPLIHWLLGFMDWRGVCLVLAAVNLMVALPIHLMVPRGPRLPAGQPAPQLVAREPGLLLPGNRRPSFVLMSIAFAGGSFLMSAVHTSFFVILDQLGREVALAALAGAIIGPMQVMARLIEMLTGERVASSVVGVISSSMLLFGICLLILALWINGPIIVIAFAASFGVGQGLSFIARAILPARLFGTDGYGTVTGKLATVRLFAMAGAPVCTALAIAHAGIAATLLLLSLVAVMTVAASWGLLRIESKAAAGHSIVPTAA; from the coding sequence ATGAGCGAACGCTTGCGCCGTGTGGAGCCAATGACGCTGCTGATCGGTGTTTCCATGACCATCGGGTATGGCACGCTGTATTACCCATTCGCCATTCTCGGGCCCGAGATTGCCCGCGACATGGGCTGGAGCAACAGCCTTGTGTTCGGCGTGTTTTCCGCCGCTCTTCTGACCAGCGCGGTGACCGCTTCCTTCGTTGGCCGGGCGATGGACCGGTTCGGCGCGCGCCCTGTAATGGTGCTGGGGTCGGTGCTGGCCGGTGCGACCTTGCTTAATCTGTCGCTGGTGCAGTCGGTGGTGGGGTTTGCCATCGCCATGCCGCTAATCGAAGTCGCTGCCCGGATGATCCAATATGAGACCGGCTTTGCCGCTCTCATTGCCATTCATGGTCGCCAGGCCCGCCGTCCGATCGCCCATGTTACCCTGGTGGCGGGCTTTGCTTCCACCGTATTCTGGCCGCTGATTCACTGGCTGCTGGGTTTCATGGATTGGCGCGGCGTCTGCCTGGTTCTGGCGGCGGTCAATCTCATGGTGGCATTGCCGATTCATCTGATGGTGCCACGCGGCCCGCGTCTGCCCGCTGGCCAGCCAGCGCCACAGTTGGTAGCGCGCGAACCGGGCCTGCTGCTGCCGGGCAATCGCCGCCCCTCCTTTGTGTTGATGTCGATAGCCTTCGCCGGGGGCAGTTTCCTGATGTCGGCGGTCCACACGTCGTTTTTCGTCATTCTTGACCAGCTCGGTCGTGAAGTGGCGCTGGCGGCGCTCGCCGGTGCGATCATCGGGCCGATGCAGGTAATGGCCCGGTTGATCGAGATGTTGACTGGCGAGCGGGTTGCCTCGTCGGTGGTCGGAGTGATCTCGAGTTCGATGCTGCTGTTTGGCATCTGCCTGCTGATTTTGGCGCTGTGGATCAATGGCCCCATCATTGTGATTGCCTTCGCCGCCAGTTTCGGGGTCGGTCAGGGGCTCAGCTTCATCGCCCGTGCGATCCTGCCGGCGCGGCTGTTTGGCACCGACGGTTACGGTACGGTGACCGGCAAGCTCGCAACCGTCCGGCTTTTTGCCATGGCGGGAGCACCGGTGTGCACGGCACTGGCCATCGCCCATGCCGGGATTGCCGCTACATTGCTGCTGCTTTCGCTGGTTGCCGTCATGACGGTCGCTGCGTCCTGGGGCCTGCTCCGGATCGAATCGAAGGCGGCGGCGGGTCATTCCATCGTCCCAACGGCTGCCTGA
- a CDS encoding transglutaminase-like cysteine peptidase, producing the protein MLCGPGKIRAVLFASAALLAFPAGGFASNLSMQTGRVTSQPIGHYEFCKLHASECKPVKGSGAAPKVTDYGWEVVKEINRAVNFSVMPKTDLELFGKEEVWAYPDIAGDCEDYVLLKRYMLMERGFSAADLLITVVRKPDGEGHAVLTLRTSEGDFVLDNLEDRVKNWHDTPYRYLKRQASNNSGRWVTIENAPDVLVGALR; encoded by the coding sequence ATGTTGTGCGGACCGGGTAAAATCAGGGCGGTATTGTTTGCCTCGGCGGCATTGCTTGCCTTTCCGGCTGGAGGCTTCGCGTCCAATCTGTCGATGCAGACAGGCCGGGTGACATCGCAACCAATCGGGCATTACGAATTCTGCAAGCTGCATGCTTCCGAGTGCAAGCCGGTCAAGGGATCAGGTGCTGCCCCGAAGGTCACCGATTATGGATGGGAAGTGGTCAAGGAGATCAACCGCGCGGTCAATTTCTCAGTGATGCCTAAGACCGATCTGGAATTGTTCGGCAAGGAAGAGGTCTGGGCCTATCCCGATATTGCCGGGGATTGCGAAGACTATGTGCTGCTCAAGCGCTACATGCTGATGGAGCGCGGCTTTTCGGCGGCCGACCTGCTGATCACGGTGGTTCGCAAGCCCGATGGCGAAGGCCATGCGGTGCTGACGCTCAGAACCTCGGAAGGCGACTTCGTGCTCGACAATCTCGAGGACCGGGTCAAGAACTGGCACGATACGCCCTACCGCTATCTTAAGCGTCAAGCCTCCAACAATTCCGGCCGCTGGGTGACCATCGAGAACGCACCTGACGTACTGGTCGGCGCGCTGCGCTAA
- a CDS encoding alpha/beta hydrolase: MTETSRKELSVGTGGEARTIAALTREATAAGAGLPGFVWLGGYRSDMSGSKAEALCVHAGQQGRACLRFDYSGHGASGGSLRKGTISRWLEESLAAFDQLSSGPQILVGSSMGGWIALRMVQELAKREDRHRVAGLVLIAPAPDFTLELMEPELTEAQRQALERDGYYEEPTPYGPDPNIFTRELFEDGRKNRVLDGLIETGAPVHIIQGMADPDVPWRHALKLVEHLPSDNVTLTFIRDGDHRLSRDEDIARILAATDGIAPQT, encoded by the coding sequence ATGACCGAAACCAGTAGAAAAGAACTGAGCGTGGGCACGGGCGGAGAAGCCCGGACGATCGCCGCGCTGACACGCGAGGCTACCGCTGCTGGCGCCGGATTGCCCGGTTTCGTCTGGCTCGGCGGTTACCGCTCGGACATGTCCGGCTCGAAGGCGGAGGCACTGTGCGTTCATGCCGGACAGCAAGGGCGCGCCTGCCTGCGCTTTGACTATTCCGGCCACGGCGCCTCCGGCGGCAGCTTGCGAAAAGGCACGATTTCGCGCTGGCTGGAAGAGAGTCTGGCTGCGTTCGACCAACTCAGCTCAGGTCCGCAGATCCTGGTCGGCTCGTCGATGGGCGGCTGGATCGCGCTCAGAATGGTTCAGGAACTTGCCAAACGCGAGGACCGACACCGTGTGGCGGGGTTGGTGCTGATCGCGCCGGCGCCGGATTTCACGCTGGAACTTATGGAGCCGGAACTGACCGAGGCGCAACGCCAGGCGCTTGAGCGCGACGGTTATTATGAAGAGCCGACGCCCTATGGTCCCGATCCCAACATCTTCACCCGGGAACTGTTCGAGGATGGGCGCAAGAACCGGGTGCTCGACGGTTTGATCGAGACCGGCGCGCCGGTGCACATCATCCAGGGCATGGCCGACCCGGATGTTCCATGGCGGCATGCGCTGAAGCTGGTGGAGCATCTGCCGTCGGACAATGTGACACTGACATTCATCCGCGACGGCGATCACCGGTTGTCGCGTGACGAAGACATCGCCCGGATTCTGGCCGCCACCGACGGGATCGCGCCACAGACCTGA
- the infC gene encoding translation initiation factor IF-3, whose amino-acid sequence MRRPFRAPPTTNDGPRANQNIRTPTVQLIDSEGQNHGVVPTEQALAMAEEVGLDLVEINSAGDVPVCKIVDLGKLKYASQKKASEARKKQKTVEVKEIKMRPNIDTHDYDVKMRAMNRFFDEGDKVKVTLRFRGREMAHMELGMKLLQKVKDDTIEIAKVEAEPKLEGRQMMMVLAPK is encoded by the coding sequence ATTCGCAGACCTTTTAGAGCGCCGCCCACAACCAACGATGGCCCCCGCGCTAACCAGAATATCCGGACCCCAACGGTCCAGCTCATTGATTCCGAAGGCCAGAATCATGGTGTCGTGCCGACCGAACAGGCGTTGGCCATGGCTGAAGAGGTTGGCCTCGACCTTGTCGAGATCAACTCCGCTGGCGATGTGCCTGTGTGCAAGATCGTTGACCTCGGCAAGCTGAAATACGCGTCACAGAAAAAAGCCTCTGAAGCGCGCAAGAAGCAGAAGACCGTTGAGGTCAAGGAAATCAAGATGCGTCCCAACATCGACACACATGATTATGATGTGAAGATGCGCGCCATGAACCGCTTCTTTGACGAGGGTGACAAGGTCAAGGTCACGCTGCGTTTCCGCGGTCGCGAAATGGCGCATATGGAACTGGGCATGAAATTGCTCCAGAAGGTCAAGGACGACACGATCGAAATCGCCAAGGTCGAAGCTGAGCCCAAACTCGAAGGCCGGCAGATGATGATGGTGCTGGCGCCGAAATAA